In one window of Pseudopipra pipra isolate bDixPip1 chromosome 27, bDixPip1.hap1, whole genome shotgun sequence DNA:
- the LOC135403546 gene encoding cytochrome b-c1 complex subunit 10 gives MLNQLLGPRYVQLLQNWTPTILTWGGVAGVGVIWATDWKLILQYVPYVGGKYKTED, from the exons ATGTTGAACCAGCTGCTGGGGCCGCGCTACGTCCAACTGCTGCAGAACTG GACTCCCACCATTCTGACATGGGGTGGGGTGGCCGGTGTTGGGGTGATTTGGGCCACAGACTGGAAGCTGATCCTGCAGTATGTTCCCTACGTCGGCGGCAAGTACAAAACTGAAGACTGA